One genomic segment of Novisyntrophococcus fermenticellae includes these proteins:
- a CDS encoding 4Fe-4S dicluster domain-containing protein has protein sequence MELVEAVERAGVVGAGGAGFPTHVKLKAKAEYFLVNAAECEPLIETDKYLCRTYPDRIVSTVVKIAEHLGAKHAVIALKKKYRTEIEALKKAVQNQQADVELFTMDTFYPAGDEQIIVHEVTGRVVPERGLPLDVGCVVDNVGTILSIADAMEGRPVTEKLLSVTGAVKKPLMFHVPVGTPIRRLLERAEPETPAYGVILGGPMMGKVLQEDADIDAAVVTKTTGNLLVLPKNHYLMRRASLSVERMVHQTRSACIQCRMCTDLCPRYLIGHEVLPHMVMRNLYKEHADMSPEEYKRCFGSAVNCCSCGICEMFSCPMGLSPRKMNDFEKQRLKEKGIQVERNPDPEARYGWKHTKIPTDRLIARLDLTKYVTHTLPEVKEFVPDMCILPLSQHIGKPASPVVEPGSKVSKGDLVAAAAEGLSANIHSGMDGVVTEVTDREIRICRKEE, from the coding sequence ATGGAGTTGGTAGAAGCGGTAGAACGCGCAGGAGTTGTGGGAGCCGGAGGTGCCGGTTTCCCCACCCATGTGAAGTTAAAAGCAAAGGCCGAGTATTTCCTCGTAAATGCAGCAGAATGTGAGCCGTTAATTGAGACGGACAAATATCTGTGCCGTACGTATCCGGACCGCATTGTCAGCACAGTAGTGAAAATTGCGGAGCATCTGGGGGCAAAGCATGCGGTTATTGCTTTAAAGAAAAAATACAGAACAGAAATAGAAGCATTAAAAAAAGCGGTTCAGAACCAACAGGCGGATGTGGAGCTCTTTACGATGGACACGTTCTACCCTGCAGGAGATGAGCAGATTATCGTTCATGAGGTTACAGGCAGAGTTGTGCCGGAGCGGGGACTTCCACTGGACGTAGGCTGTGTGGTTGATAACGTGGGTACAATATTATCCATAGCCGATGCGATGGAAGGCAGACCGGTGACTGAAAAACTTCTGTCGGTGACCGGAGCTGTGAAAAAGCCATTGATGTTTCACGTCCCTGTAGGGACTCCCATTCGCCGGCTTCTGGAGCGCGCAGAGCCGGAAACTCCCGCTTATGGTGTAATACTGGGCGGGCCTATGATGGGGAAAGTTTTGCAGGAGGACGCTGACATTGATGCGGCAGTAGTGACTAAAACCACCGGCAATCTTCTGGTTCTTCCAAAGAATCATTATCTTATGAGAAGAGCGTCCTTAAGCGTGGAACGCATGGTTCATCAGACAAGATCAGCCTGCATCCAGTGCCGGATGTGTACGGATCTATGTCCGCGCTATCTGATCGGGCATGAGGTGCTGCCGCATATGGTCATGCGCAATCTTTATAAAGAGCATGCAGATATGAGTCCGGAGGAGTATAAGCGCTGCTTTGGCAGTGCAGTCAATTGCTGCAGCTGCGGCATCTGTGAGATGTTCTCCTGTCCAATGGGACTCTCTCCGCGAAAGATGAACGACTTTGAAAAGCAGCGGTTGAAGGAAAAAGGAATTCAGGTGGAACGTAATCCGGATCCGGAAGCCAGGTATGGATGGAAACATACGAAAATACCTACAGATCGGTTAATTGCCCGCCTGGATTTGACCAAATATGTAACACATACGTTGCCGGAGGTAAAAGAGTTTGTTCCTGATATGTGCATCCTGCCATTATCTCAGCATATCGGAAAGCCGGCATCCCCGGTGGTAGAACCGGGAAGTAAAGTCAGTAAGGGAGACCTGGTCGCTGCCGCGGCAGAAGGGCTCTCAGCGAATATTCATTCCGGTATGGATGGCGTGGTGACAGAGGTAACAGACCGGGAAATCAGAATCTGCAGGAAGGAGGAATAG
- a CDS encoding EutN/CcmL family microcompartment protein, translated as MKTGRVIGNIWATRKEEQLAGLKLLVIQPINLLNDQPVDYPIVAADIIGAGVGEKVIYVGGSSARSAAGSRDVPVDATVVGIVDDQEIDETLIHGKR; from the coding sequence ATGAAGACAGGAAGAGTCATAGGCAATATCTGGGCCACCAGAAAAGAGGAGCAGCTGGCAGGCTTGAAGCTTCTGGTTATCCAGCCCATCAATTTACTGAATGACCAGCCGGTGGATTATCCGATCGTAGCTGCAGATATTATCGGAGCAGGTGTGGGAGAAAAAGTCATCTATGTAGGAGGGAGTTCTGCAAGAAGTGCGGCCGGAAGCAGGGACGTTCCTGTAGATGCAACTGTGGTCGGTATTGTAGACGACCAGGAAATCGATGAAACCCTGATACATGGAAAGCGGTGA